The DNA segment GGGTGGAGGACGGCGCTGGCCACCGCGGCCAGCACGAAGGGAGCCAGGGCCACGATCAGCCGGGCTCCGAAGACGTACCAGGCGCCCACCACCAGCGCGACGATCCAGATAGGCCGCACCGCCATCCCCCTCCGGCCGGGTCGCTCCCGGACGAGGGACAGGGTTCGCCCCCGGCGCGCGCGACACCTTCCAGCGGGGAAACGAAGGAGATCGTGAGGACGTCGAGAACAGTACCACGACCTCAAGCGGGGTGGGTGAAACCATGTCGAGACTGGCGATCCTCAGCGCGGGCGGCGACTGCCCGGGCATCAACGCCGTGATCCGGGCCGTGGCCAAGACGGCCGACCAGCGGGGCTGGGAAGTGGTCGGCTTCCGCAACGGTTACCGGGGGGCGGTGGAGAACGACTTCCTCATGCTGGGCCCCGAGGAGACGGCGGGGCTCCTTCCCCGGGGCGGAACCGTCCTGGGGACCGACAACCGCTACGACCCATCGGACTTCCCCGTGGAGGAGGATGGGCGGGTCGTACGCCGGGACCTCTCCCAGCAGGTGGCCGACAACCTGCAGCGGCTGGACGTTCAGGGCCTCATCGCGATCGGCGGCGACGGCACCATGGCCGTCACCCGCAAGCTCATCGAGAAGGTGGGGCTCAAGGCCATCTGCGTCCCCAAGACCATCGACAACGACCTGCCCTCCACCGACCAGACCTTCGGCTTCGATACGGCGGTGCGGACGGCCACCGATGCCCTGGACAAGCTGCACACCACGGCCGAGTCGCACCACCGGGTGATGGTGCTCGAGCTGATGGGACGCTACGCGGGGTGGATCGCCCTCTACACCGGCCTTTCCGGCGGGGCCGACGTCATCCTCATCCCGGAGATCCGCTGGGATCCGGACGTGGTCGCGCGCAAGATCCTGGAGCGCCGGGCCCGGGGGCGTCTCTTCAGCGTGGTGGTGGTGGCCGAGGGTACCCTCACCCCCGAGGGCGAGCGCGTCGTTCAGCGCCGGGTGCCGGACAGCCACGAGCAGATCCGCCTGGGCGGCATCGGCCAGCTGGTGGGTGAGCTCATCGAGGAGAAGACGGGCATCGAGACCCGGGTGACCATCCTGGGTCACATCCAGCGCGGGGGCAGCCCTTCCCCCTACGACCGCATGCTGGCCACCCGGCTGGGCGTGGCTGCGGGGGAGTTGGCCCTGGAAGGCCGCTATGGCAACCTGGTGGCCCTGCGACAGGGAACCATCCAGGCGGTCCCGCTGGACCAGGTGGAGACAGGCATCCGTACCGTCCGTCCCGACGGCCCGGAGGTGGAGGCGGCCCGGGCCATCGGCATCTGCTTCGGCGACCGCTAGGCGGCATCCCTCCCGCCGGGCCCGGGCCCCCTTCGGCCCGGGCCCGGCGGGGAACCCATGGTTGGGTGCTCTAGCCCACGGGTGGGTGCTCTGGTGTATACTTGGAGCAGGGGCTCTATTGTCCGGGGATCCGGCAGGGGTCGTGGCCTTGCGCCGGAGGCTGGCCGCCTGGCTTCGCTCGGAAGGATACACCTCCGATCCGCGGATCGTGGCCGCCTTCGCGGCGGTGCCCCGGCATTGGTTCCTCCGCAGCTTCTACCTCCCAGGCGATCCTTCTTTCGCGCCCGTCCGGTTCGATCCCGCCGACCCGGACCCTGACCTCCTCCGGGCCGTCTACACCAACCAGGCCCTGGTGACCCGCCTGGAGAAAGGGGTTCCGGTCTCCTCGTCGTCGGAGCCCGCGGTGATGGCGGTGATGCTGGAAGCCCTCGCGGCCGCGCCCGGGGAGCGGGTGCTGGAGGTGGGCACCGGCACCGGCTACAACGCGGCCCTCCTCGCCTTCCTGGTGGGCGTTGAGGGCCGGGTGGTCTCCCTGGACATCTCCGAGGCTGTCGCGAGCGAGGCCGCTGGCGCCCTCCAGGAGGGCGGGTTCCACCAGGTGGAGGTGCACGCGGCCGACGGCCGCGCGGGCTGGCCTGGCCAGGCTCCCTACGATCGGATCATCGTCACGGCCGCGAGCCGCCTGCACCGCGCATGGGTCGGGCAGCTCAGGGACGGCGGTACCCTGGTCCTGCCCTTCGCGGTGGAACCAGGCTCCGCGCCGATCCTGGGGCTTCGCCGGGAAGGAGTTCGCCTCCACGGCCGCTTCGGCCTCTACGCCCACTTCATGCCGCTGCGCGGGGACCCGGTCTGCTGCCGGCGCGGGGCCGCCCTCCCGCTGACGCCCGCGTCGCAGCCGGGCCTCGACGGCACCGACCTTGCGGACCTGTGGGACATCGGGCTCTTCCTGGCTTTGGAGCTTCCCCGCTCGTTCGCCTGGGTGCTGGCGCCGGACGGCCTGCGCGTGCCGGCCATCCGGACCGAGGGGGGCACGGCGGCCTGGGCCCCCGGCGCCCTCCTCACCGCGGGGCGGCGTCCCCCGGTGCAGACCCTCGCGTGGCTCCTGGAACGGTGGACGCGCCTGGGGCGTCCCAGGCTGGGCGATTACGTCGCCGAGGCCTGGGTAGGGCGTCCACCCCCCGCCCCGCCCGCCCGCATGTGGCTTCTTCCCGGTGATCCGGCCATCTCGCTCCACCTCGCCTGAACCAGCATTCCCCTTAGTTTCCAGAAGGTGCAAGGGCCTCCGCGTCAAAGTTTTCCTCCGCTCCCAGCGGGTTCCACGCCCGTTTCACCCAGCATCGAAGGAGGATCCATGTGAGACCACGCGTTTCCCTCGCTGCAGCCTTCCTGGCCCTGGCCTTGACATGGCCCGCTGCTCCGGTCGGAGCGCAGGGCTACCGCATCCAACCCGGCGACAGCCTCTACCTGATCGCACAGCGCTTCGGCACCACGGTGGACAGGCTCCGCCAGGCCAACAACCTCTGGACCACCAGCGAGATCCGGGCCGGAGGGTGGCTCGCCCTCCCCGGCGGGCTCAACCGCGCGTACACGGTACAGCCCGGCGACTCGCTCTTCATCGTCGCCCAGAAGACGGGCACCACGGTGGAGGAGTTGCGTCGTCTCAACAACCTCTGGGGAACCGACGAGATCTGGGCGGGCCAGGTGCTGGCCGTCCCCACCGCTCCCTCCCCGCCTCCTGCCCCCGAGCCTCCGGCACCCCGGGTGCGGCTGAGCCCTGAGGAGCTGGACCTGCTCAGCCGGCTGGTCACGGCCGAGGCCGAAGGCGAGGCGTACGCGGGGCAGGTGGCCGTAGCCGCCACGGTCCTCAACCGGGTGCTCGACCCCCGCTACCCCAACACCGTCTGGGACGTGGTCTACCAGTACTGGCAGGGGATCCCCCAGTTCAGCCCGGTGGCCGACGGCCGCATCAACCTCCCCGCCAGCCCCGTGGCCCGCCAGGCGGTCGCGGAGGCCCTCACCGGCAAGGATCCGGCCAGCGGCGCGCTGGGCTTCTACAATCCCCTGAAGACCTCGAACGCGTGGGTGCGGTCGCAGCCCGTGACGGCCGCGATCGGCAACCACCTCTTCTTCACCGTGCCCTGATGGGCCGGGGCGGGAGGATGGCCGGGCCCCGGGCCTCCCGGGACAGGCGGTGCGAGCGGCGGGCCGGGATCCCCGCCCGCCGCCCGCGTGCTGCAGGCCGGGCTACCGCCCGGTGGCGGCGGTGCCCTCCTGCCTCTCCTCCAGAGGAGCCTCCTCCACGGGCACGAAGCGGTCCCGCACCCGGGCCATGATCTCGGGCATGGTGGTGTACTCCATCTCGTCCAGGGGCAGCCGGTGCGGCTCGAAGGGTCCCATGCTCCGCATCATCTCCGCCATCTCCCCCGCCTGCCTCCGGGCCGGGTCGAAGGCCACGTCCGCGAAGAGGTCCCTGGGCCCCACCAGCCTCCCCCGGTTGAGCTGGAAGCCGTAGCAGGCCACCCGCGGCGGCCCGTCGAAGCGGCTCGCCACCGCATCCCGGAAGCCCACGGGCATGATGGGCCCCACGTGGCTCCCCCGCATCCAGCCCCCCACCAGGTGCGGCCGGGCGAAGGCCTCCAGGATCTCCCCCACCGCCGGGAAGCCGCTCTGGGCCCGCACGATCATCACCGGGTCGTCCTTGCCCACGTAGCGCCCCGCCATCAGCGAGAGCTTCTGGGTGGAGGTGGCCGCCACCACCTCCTCGTCCTGGGCCCGCAGCACCCTGCGCACCACGTAATGGCTCGGCGCCCCGATGAACATCAAAAGGTCGTAGCTCTCCTCCGGGGTCTTGAAGCGGGCCGCCTGGTCCGCCTTCAGGTCCAGGATCTCGAAGACGAAGCCGTCGTGCATCTTGGGGTCGATCACGAGCCCCGGGGTGTTGAAGGGGTCGGCGAAGATGCGGTAGAGGGGGAGGTTCCAGGCGCCGGGCTCGGTCTTGTCGGCCAGGAAGACCAAAACCGGCTCGCTGGGCCGCTCGTCGATCTCCATCTCGGCGATGCCCGGGCCCAGGCCCTTCAGGTTGCCCGAGAAGGCATCGGAGAGCAAGTCCTGCCCGGCGCCGTAGAGCTTCAGCCGCTTGGCCACGTCGGTGGTCTGCTGGAAGACCTCCCAGGCCACGCGGTGGATCGCCTCGCTCTCCGCCCCCCGGGTGTGGCTCAGGATGAGGGCCACATCGTCCCCCACCTGCCCCACGCAGAAGTCCAGGAGGGTTCCGTCCTCCTTCTTCCCCTTCAAGAGCGTTTCGGCCGCCTCCACCAGGTCCGGGTGCGTGGCCGAGTGGCCCACGTACCCGCCCGTGTCGGCCTTGAGGACGCTCAGGGTCGCCAACGGTCCGACCTCCTCGTGAGATCTCTGCCGCGGCCCGCAGGATCGCAAACAAAACCTGCAGGCAATACCATGCAACACATGCCAAGTATACCGGATGCGCGCTGGGTGTGCAAATGCTGTGCAACAC comes from the Limnochorda pilosa genome and includes:
- a CDS encoding LysM peptidoglycan-binding domain-containing protein, whose translation is MRPRVSLAAAFLALALTWPAAPVGAQGYRIQPGDSLYLIAQRFGTTVDRLRQANNLWTTSEIRAGGWLALPGGLNRAYTVQPGDSLFIVAQKTGTTVEELRRLNNLWGTDEIWAGQVLAVPTAPSPPPAPEPPAPRVRLSPEELDLLSRLVTAEAEGEAYAGQVAVAATVLNRVLDPRYPNTVWDVVYQYWQGIPQFSPVADGRINLPASPVARQAVAEALTGKDPASGALGFYNPLKTSNAWVRSQPVTAAIGNHLFFTVP
- the fbp gene encoding fructose-1,6-bisphosphate aldolase/phosphatase: MATLSVLKADTGGYVGHSATHPDLVEAAETLLKGKKEDGTLLDFCVGQVGDDVALILSHTRGAESEAIHRVAWEVFQQTTDVAKRLKLYGAGQDLLSDAFSGNLKGLGPGIAEMEIDERPSEPVLVFLADKTEPGAWNLPLYRIFADPFNTPGLVIDPKMHDGFVFEILDLKADQAARFKTPEESYDLLMFIGAPSHYVVRRVLRAQDEEVVAATSTQKLSLMAGRYVGKDDPVMIVRAQSGFPAVGEILEAFARPHLVGGWMRGSHVGPIMPVGFRDAVASRFDGPPRVACYGFQLNRGRLVGPRDLFADVAFDPARRQAGEMAEMMRSMGPFEPHRLPLDEMEYTTMPEIMARVRDRFVPVEEAPLEERQEGTAATGR
- a CDS encoding 6-phosphofructokinase; this translates as MSRLAILSAGGDCPGINAVIRAVAKTADQRGWEVVGFRNGYRGAVENDFLMLGPEETAGLLPRGGTVLGTDNRYDPSDFPVEEDGRVVRRDLSQQVADNLQRLDVQGLIAIGGDGTMAVTRKLIEKVGLKAICVPKTIDNDLPSTDQTFGFDTAVRTATDALDKLHTTAESHHRVMVLELMGRYAGWIALYTGLSGGADVILIPEIRWDPDVVARKILERRARGRLFSVVVVAEGTLTPEGERVVQRRVPDSHEQIRLGGIGQLVGELIEEKTGIETRVTILGHIQRGGSPSPYDRMLATRLGVAAGELALEGRYGNLVALRQGTIQAVPLDQVETGIRTVRPDGPEVEAARAIGICFGDR
- a CDS encoding protein-L-isoaspartate O-methyltransferase family protein, giving the protein MRRRLAAWLRSEGYTSDPRIVAAFAAVPRHWFLRSFYLPGDPSFAPVRFDPADPDPDLLRAVYTNQALVTRLEKGVPVSSSSEPAVMAVMLEALAAAPGERVLEVGTGTGYNAALLAFLVGVEGRVVSLDISEAVASEAAGALQEGGFHQVEVHAADGRAGWPGQAPYDRIIVTAASRLHRAWVGQLRDGGTLVLPFAVEPGSAPILGLRREGVRLHGRFGLYAHFMPLRGDPVCCRRGAALPLTPASQPGLDGTDLADLWDIGLFLALELPRSFAWVLAPDGLRVPAIRTEGGTAAWAPGALLTAGRRPPVQTLAWLLERWTRLGRPRLGDYVAEAWVGRPPPAPPARMWLLPGDPAISLHLA